A region from the Candidatus Tenderia electrophaga genome encodes:
- a CDS encoding 30S ribosomal protein S15 has translation MSLNAEAKQKVVNDFQRSEGDTGSPEVQVALLSARINQLSGHFKEHSHDHHSRQGLLKMVSQRRKLLDYLKKKDLNRYRDLISRLGLRR, from the coding sequence ATGTCATTAAATGCTGAAGCCAAGCAGAAGGTCGTTAATGACTTTCAGCGTTCCGAAGGAGACACCGGTTCCCCGGAGGTTCAAGTCGCGCTGCTAAGCGCCCGTATTAACCAGTTGTCCGGTCATTTTAAAGAACATTCTCATGATCACCATTCACGTCAGGGTTTGTTGAAAATGGTCAGCCAGCGCCGCAAGCTGTTGGACTACCTGAAGAAGAAAGACCTCAATCGCTATCGCGATCTGATTTCACGTCTCGGTCTGCGTCGCTAA
- a CDS encoding aspartate aminotransferase (catalyzes the formation of oxalozcetate and L-glutamate from L-aspartate and 2-oxoglutarate) gives MNFRLSDRVQRIKPSPTLAVTTKAKELRAAGKDIIGLGAGEPDFDTPEHIKAAAVQAIRDGFTKYTAVDGTPELKQAVIAKFKRDNGFDYTPDQILVSCGGKQSFFNLAQAMLNPGDEVIIPAPYWVSYPDMVILAGATPVIIEAGIEQSFKISPEQLEAAITDDTRLFVINSPSNPTGIAYTQAELAALGDVLRRYPQVVIATDDMYEHILWAAEPFSNILNVCPDLYDRSIVLNGVSKAYSMTGWRIGYAGGPKPLIQAMKKIQSQSTSNPTSIAQVAAQAALEGDQSCIQEMLKAFKERHDFVVAELNGIHGVQCIESQGTFYAFPSMQGVINSHTEAKDDVALAEFLLNEAGVALVPGSAFGAPGYMRLSFATSTAMLREALQRIKHVLGTD, from the coding sequence ATCAACTTCCGACTTTCCGACCGCGTTCAACGCATCAAACCGTCACCCACGCTGGCGGTCACCACCAAGGCCAAGGAACTGCGCGCCGCCGGCAAGGACATCATCGGCCTGGGCGCCGGCGAGCCGGATTTCGACACGCCGGAGCATATCAAGGCCGCCGCCGTCCAGGCCATCCGGGACGGCTTCACCAAATATACCGCCGTCGACGGTACGCCGGAATTGAAGCAGGCCGTCATTGCCAAATTCAAACGCGACAACGGTTTCGACTACACCCCTGATCAGATCCTGGTCTCCTGCGGCGGTAAACAAAGCTTCTTCAACCTGGCCCAGGCCATGCTCAACCCCGGCGACGAGGTCATCATCCCGGCACCCTACTGGGTCTCCTACCCGGACATGGTGATCCTGGCCGGCGCCACGCCGGTAATCATCGAGGCGGGCATCGAGCAGAGTTTCAAGATCAGCCCGGAGCAGCTGGAAGCGGCCATCACCGACGACACCCGTCTGTTCGTCATCAATAGCCCCTCCAACCCCACTGGCATCGCTTACACCCAAGCGGAACTGGCGGCGCTGGGCGACGTGCTGCGGCGCTATCCGCAGGTGGTCATCGCCACCGACGACATGTATGAGCATATCCTCTGGGCCGCGGAACCCTTCAGTAACATCCTGAACGTCTGTCCCGATCTGTATGACCGCAGCATCGTGCTCAACGGTGTCTCCAAGGCCTATTCCATGACCGGCTGGCGCATCGGCTATGCCGGCGGGCCCAAGCCCTTGATCCAGGCCATGAAAAAGATTCAGTCCCAGAGCACTTCCAACCCCACCTCCATCGCCCAGGTGGCGGCGCAGGCGGCGTTGGAGGGCGATCAGTCCTGTATCCAAGAAATGCTCAAGGCGTTTAAAGAGCGGCACGACTTTGTCGTCGCCGAACTCAACGGCATCCACGGCGTGCAGTGCATCGAATCCCAGGGCACCTTCTATGCCTTTCCCTCCATGCAGGGCGTGATCAACAGCCATACCGAGGCCAAAGACGACGTGGCCCTGGCCGAGTTCCTGTTAAACGAGGCCGGCGTGGCCCTGGTGCCAGGGTCCGCCTTCGGTGCGCCGGGTTACATGCGTCTGTCCTTCGCCACCAGTACCGCGATGTTGCGCGAAGCCCTGCAGCGCATCAAGCATGTGCTCGGCACAGATTAG
- a CDS encoding ribosome-binding factor A translates to MPREFSRTKRVEAQIQRELAQLIQFELKDPRIGLVTVSGVEVSKDLAYAKVYVTALGDEQHSVDEMLAALNHAAGFLRRELGKHLTTRVTPQLNFIYDESVERGANLSALIDAALAPKDK, encoded by the coding sequence ATGCCCAGAGAGTTCAGTCGCACCAAACGGGTAGAGGCGCAGATCCAGCGCGAATTGGCGCAGTTGATACAATTCGAACTCAAGGACCCGCGCATCGGCCTGGTGACGGTGTCCGGCGTCGAGGTATCGAAAGATCTGGCCTATGCCAAGGTGTATGTTACGGCCCTGGGCGACGAGCAGCACAGCGTCGACGAGATGCTGGCGGCGCTTAATCACGCCGCCGGTTTCCTGCGCCGTGAACTGGGCAAACATCTGACTACCCGTGTCACGCCGCAGCTGAACTTTATCTACGATGAATCGGTGGAGCGCGGCGCCAATCTGAGCGCCCTGATCGACGCCGCCCTGGCGCCGAAAGACAAGTAA
- a CDS encoding excinuclease ABC subunit B (The UvrABC repair system catalyzes the recognition and processing of DNA lesions. The beta-hairpin of the Uvr-B subunit is inserted between the strands, where it probes for the presence of a lesion), translating to MTKPFQINSPYQPAGDQPTAIGGMVEGLRDGLMHQVLLGVTGSGKTFSIANVIQEVQRPALILAPNKTLAAQLYGEMKEFFPNNAVEYFVSYYDYYQPEAYVPSSDTFIEKDASINDHIEQMRLSATKAILERKDTIIVASVSAIYGLGDPRAYMSMILHLVRGETVDQRAILRRLAELQYTRNDVELARATYRVRGEVIDIYPAESEREAVRVELFDDEIESLAYFDPLTGEVLRRVPRLTVYPKSHYVTGRQTLLDAIELIKVELKERLQQLRDNDKLVEAQRLEQRTLFDIEMIQELGYCSGIENYSRYLSGRRAGEPPPTLFDYLPDDALLVVDESHVTIPQIGAMYKGDRARKSTLVEYGFRLPSALDNRPMKFEEFERLAPQSIYVSATPGPYEREHADKVVEQVVRPTGLVDPDVEIRSVTTQVDDLLSECKLRAAAGERVLVTTLTKRMAEDLTEYLAEHQVRVRYLHSDIDTVERVEIIRDLRLGEFDVLVGINLLREGLDIPEVSLVAILDADKEGFLRSDRSLIQTIGRAARNLNGKAILYADKVTGSMQRALDETERRREKQIAHNKAHGITPQSIKRKVADVMEGAYGSMHGNARQYAKVADEVADYAAMSAAELGKKLKQLEQQMYDHAQNLEFEDAARVRDQIRRIQEAGMGLAQHGAL from the coding sequence ATGACCAAGCCGTTTCAAATAAATTCGCCCTACCAGCCGGCGGGTGATCAGCCGACCGCCATCGGCGGCATGGTGGAGGGCTTGCGCGACGGCCTGATGCACCAAGTGTTGCTCGGCGTGACTGGTTCGGGCAAGACCTTCAGCATTGCCAATGTCATCCAAGAGGTGCAACGCCCGGCGCTGATCCTGGCGCCCAACAAGACCCTGGCGGCCCAGCTCTACGGCGAGATGAAGGAGTTCTTCCCCAATAATGCGGTGGAATACTTCGTCTCCTATTACGACTATTACCAGCCCGAGGCCTATGTGCCGTCCTCGGACACCTTCATCGAGAAGGACGCCTCCATCAACGACCACATCGAGCAGATGCGCCTGTCGGCCACCAAGGCGATTCTGGAGCGCAAGGACACCATTATCGTCGCCTCGGTGTCGGCCATCTACGGCCTGGGCGACCCGCGCGCCTACATGAGCATGATCCTGCACCTGGTGCGCGGCGAAACGGTGGATCAGCGCGCCATCCTGCGGCGCTTGGCCGAGCTGCAATATACCCGCAATGACGTAGAGCTGGCGCGCGCCACCTACCGGGTGCGCGGCGAGGTGATCGACATCTACCCGGCCGAGTCGGAGCGCGAGGCGGTGCGCGTGGAACTGTTCGACGACGAGATCGAGTCGCTGGCCTATTTCGACCCGCTTACCGGCGAGGTGCTGCGCCGCGTGCCGCGCCTGACCGTCTATCCCAAGAGCCATTACGTCACCGGCCGCCAGACCCTGCTCGACGCCATTGAGCTCATTAAGGTGGAACTGAAGGAGCGCCTGCAGCAGCTGCGCGACAATGACAAACTGGTGGAGGCGCAGCGCCTGGAACAGCGCACCCTGTTCGACATCGAGATGATCCAGGAGCTGGGCTACTGTTCCGGCATCGAGAATTATTCGCGTTATTTATCGGGACGCCGAGCCGGCGAGCCGCCGCCCACCCTGTTCGACTATCTGCCCGACGACGCCCTGCTGGTGGTGGACGAGAGTCACGTTACCATCCCCCAGATCGGCGCGATGTACAAGGGCGACCGCGCGCGCAAATCGACGCTGGTGGAGTACGGTTTCCGCCTGCCTTCGGCGCTGGACAATCGGCCCATGAAATTCGAGGAGTTCGAGCGCCTGGCGCCGCAGTCGATCTACGTCTCGGCCACACCCGGCCCCTACGAACGGGAACATGCCGACAAGGTGGTGGAGCAGGTGGTGCGCCCCACCGGTCTGGTGGATCCGGACGTCGAGATCCGTTCGGTGACCACCCAAGTGGACGATCTCCTGTCCGAATGCAAGCTGCGCGCCGCAGCCGGCGAGCGGGTGCTGGTCACCACCCTGACCAAGCGCATGGCCGAGGATCTGACCGAGTATCTGGCCGAACACCAGGTGCGGGTGCGTTATCTGCATTCCGACATCGACACGGTGGAGCGCGTGGAGATCATCCGCGATCTGCGCCTGGGCGAATTTGATGTGCTGGTGGGCATTAACCTGCTGCGTGAAGGATTGGACATTCCCGAGGTATCGTTAGTCGCCATTCTCGATGCGGACAAGGAGGGCTTTCTGCGCTCCGACCGATCATTGATCCAGACCATTGGCCGCGCTGCACGCAATCTCAATGGCAAGGCCATCCTTTATGCCGACAAGGTCACTGGCTCCATGCAGCGGGCCCTGGATGAGACCGAACGCCGGCGCGAGAAACAAATCGCCCATAACAAGGCCCATGGCATTACGCCGCAAAGTATCAAACGCAAGGTCGCCGATGTCATGGAGGGCGCCTACGGCAGCATGCACGGTAACGCCCGGCAATACGCCAAGGTGGCGGACGAGGTGGCCGATTACGCCGCCATGTCGGCCGCCGAGCTAGGCAAAAAGCTTAAGCAGCTGGAACAGCAAATGTACGACCACGCCCAGAACCTCGAATTCGAAGACGCCGCCCGTGTGCGTGATCAGATCAGGCGTATCCAGGAGGCGGGCATGGGGCTGGCGCAGCACGGGGCTTTGTAA
- a CDS encoding polyribonucleotide nucleotidyltransferase — protein sequence MTPIKKVFQYGDHSVTLETGEIARQASGAVMCSMGDTAVLVTCVAQKEAIEGRDFFPLTVNYQERTYSAGKIPGGFFKREGRPTEKETLTSRLIDRPIRPLFPKAFTNEVQIIATVVSLDSEIDPDIPAMIGASAALMLSGVPFQGPIGAARVAYKDGQYVLNPSISQLEDSQLDLVVAGTENAVLMVESEAKELSEQVMLDAVMFGHQQLQAVINAIREFSAEADVRSWDWQAPGKDEALAAAVSQAAETQIVEAYQIKEKQSRYARLSEIRTQVVEQLCAGEAPQWSAADVGDAVGSLEKRIVRERILDGEPRIDGRDKDTVRPISIRVGVLPRVHGSALFTRGETQALVATTLGTGKDAQLIDAIEGERKEPFMLHYNFPPYCVGETGFVGSPKRREIGHGRLAKRGVQAVMPNMDDYPYVIRVVSEITESNGSSSMASVCGSSLAMMDAGIPLKSPVAGIAMGLIKDEQRFAVLSDILGDEDHLGDMDFKVAGTTEGVTALQMDIKIDGITREIMEAALAQAQDGRIHILGEMAKAISAPREELSEYAPRIITFKINPDRIRDVIGKGGATIRALTEETGTTIDLDDSGTVKVASVDKAAGEEAKRRIEELVADVEVGKVYDGKVAKLMDFGAFVTILPGKDGLVHISQISNERVENVADKLSEGDTVKVKVLEVDKQGRIRLSMKAVAEG from the coding sequence ATGACACCCATTAAAAAGGTCTTTCAATACGGTGACCATAGCGTTACCTTGGAAACCGGTGAAATTGCCCGCCAGGCCTCCGGCGCCGTAATGTGCAGCATGGGCGATACCGCGGTCCTGGTGACCTGTGTCGCGCAGAAGGAAGCGATCGAAGGTCGCGACTTCTTTCCGCTGACGGTCAACTATCAGGAGCGCACCTACTCGGCCGGCAAGATTCCGGGTGGTTTTTTCAAACGCGAAGGACGCCCCACCGAGAAAGAGACCCTGACCTCGCGCCTCATCGACCGTCCTATCCGTCCCCTGTTTCCCAAGGCCTTTACCAACGAAGTTCAGATCATCGCCACTGTGGTCTCGCTGGACAGCGAGATCGATCCCGATATTCCCGCCATGATCGGTGCCTCGGCGGCACTGATGCTCTCCGGTGTACCGTTTCAGGGGCCAATCGGCGCCGCCCGCGTTGCCTACAAGGACGGCCAGTATGTGCTGAATCCCAGTATCTCCCAGCTGGAAGACTCGCAGCTTGATCTGGTCGTGGCCGGCACCGAAAACGCGGTGCTGATGGTTGAATCTGAGGCCAAAGAATTATCCGAGCAGGTCATGCTGGATGCGGTCATGTTCGGTCACCAGCAACTGCAGGCGGTGATCAACGCCATCCGCGAATTCAGCGCCGAGGCCGATGTAAGGTCTTGGGATTGGCAAGCGCCGGGCAAGGACGAAGCCCTGGCCGCCGCCGTCAGTCAGGCCGCCGAGACCCAGATCGTCGAGGCCTATCAGATCAAGGAAAAACAGAGCCGTTATGCCCGCCTAAGCGAGATCCGCACGCAGGTGGTGGAACAGCTGTGTGCCGGTGAAGCGCCGCAATGGAGCGCCGCCGACGTCGGCGATGCCGTCGGCAGTCTGGAAAAACGCATAGTGCGTGAGCGTATCCTCGACGGTGAGCCGCGTATCGACGGGCGTGACAAGGACACCGTGCGTCCCATCAGCATCCGCGTCGGCGTGTTGCCGCGCGTGCATGGCTCGGCCCTGTTTACCCGCGGCGAGACCCAGGCGCTGGTAGCCACCACGCTCGGTACTGGCAAAGACGCGCAATTGATCGACGCCATTGAAGGTGAGCGCAAAGAGCCCTTCATGTTGCACTACAACTTCCCGCCCTACTGTGTCGGCGAGACCGGTTTTGTCGGCAGCCCCAAGCGCCGCGAGATCGGTCACGGCCGTCTGGCCAAACGCGGCGTGCAGGCAGTGATGCCCAACATGGACGACTATCCCTATGTCATCCGCGTGGTCTCCGAGATCACCGAGTCCAACGGGTCCAGCTCCATGGCCTCGGTCTGCGGCAGCAGCCTGGCGATGATGGACGCGGGTATCCCGCTCAAGTCCCCGGTGGCCGGTATCGCCATGGGGCTGATCAAGGACGAGCAGCGTTTCGCCGTGCTGTCCGACATCCTGGGTGACGAAGATCACCTGGGCGACATGGATTTCAAAGTGGCCGGCACCACCGAGGGTGTCACCGCCCTGCAGATGGACATCAAGATCGACGGCATCACCCGCGAGATCATGGAGGCCGCTCTGGCTCAGGCCCAGGACGGTCGTATCCACATTCTGGGTGAGATGGCCAAGGCCATTTCGGCGCCGCGTGAAGAGTTGTCTGAATATGCGCCGCGTATCATCACCTTCAAGATTAATCCGGACCGCATCCGCGACGTTATCGGCAAGGGCGGCGCCACCATCCGCGCCCTCACCGAAGAGACCGGCACCACCATCGACCTGGACGACAGCGGCACGGTCAAGGTCGCCTCCGTCGACAAGGCCGCCGGTGAAGAGGCCAAACGTCGCATCGAAGAGCTGGTCGCCGACGTGGAAGTGGGTAAGGTCTACGATGGCAAGGTGGCCAAGCTGATGGACTTCGGCGCCTTCGTCACCATCCTGCCCGGCAAGGACGGCCTGGTGCACATCTCGCAGATCTCCAACGAGCGCGTCGAGAATGTGGCCGACAAGCTGTCGGAAGGGGATACGGTCAAGGTCAAGGTACTTGAGGTCGACAAGCAGGGTCGTATCCGTCTGAGCATGAAAGCGGTGGCTGAAGGCTAA